In Moorella sp. Hama-1, a single genomic region encodes these proteins:
- a CDS encoding DUF2786 domain-containing protein has translation MVVNEKVLEKVKKILALASNNPSEEEAQAAMLMAQRIMAENGITLAEVEGFTNEVVDVPITQPHRTRWWYKILATIIADNFRCEAYFNTINRMSRLMLIGLKQDTEVATKVFNYAVDAVRYHTAKYVEKIKRDSVNNKPLDLTGIRNDYILGFLDGLKDKFKEQVEKNNWGLILVKDNSVLKAVEKKGLQPGRKPVINFARSNNAYASGYRTGKEFETRERLTECI, from the coding sequence ATGGTGGTTAACGAAAAAGTTCTGGAAAAAGTTAAAAAAATATTAGCTCTGGCTAGCAATAATCCCTCCGAAGAAGAGGCCCAGGCAGCCATGTTAATGGCCCAGCGGATCATGGCGGAAAACGGGATCACCCTGGCCGAGGTTGAAGGTTTTACCAATGAAGTCGTTGATGTTCCAATAACCCAACCTCATAGAACGCGCTGGTGGTATAAGATACTGGCGACGATAATCGCAGATAATTTCCGGTGCGAAGCATATTTTAATACCATAAACAGGATGAGCCGGCTTATGCTTATCGGTTTAAAGCAGGACACGGAAGTAGCCACAAAGGTTTTTAATTATGCAGTAGACGCTGTCAGGTATCACACGGCAAAATACGTTGAAAAGATAAAAAGGGACAGCGTTAATAATAAGCCCCTCGATCTTACTGGTATCCGAAACGATTATATATTAGGATTTTTGGACGGGCTAAAAGATAAATTTAAGGAGCAGGTGGAAAAGAACAACTGGGGTTTAATCTTAGTTAAGGATAACTCCGTATTAAAAGCGGTAGAAAAGAAGGGCTTACAACCTGGCCGCAAACCCGTAATTAATTTCGCTCGTAGTAATAACGCTTATGCCAGCGGTTACCGGACTGGTAAAGAATTTGAGACAAGGGAAAGGTTGACAGAATGCATATAA
- a CDS encoding TcpE family conjugal transfer membrane protein, with amino-acid sequence MEKQETRMYNSYKSLFHIRFKIHNFGDKTLPRGLSIETLAMFVILYLPLWPLGRLLYPAHPWIGAVITAGAAAWLLAQSDPQGKFLPLFILGLAEYVVRPKTTDYSGRAVSRRRKSRLEWELMEVDDD; translated from the coding sequence GTGGAAAAGCAAGAAACGCGAATGTACAACAGCTATAAGTCGCTGTTCCACATCAGATTCAAAATCCATAACTTCGGCGACAAGACCCTGCCGCGGGGGTTATCCATTGAAACCCTGGCCATGTTCGTTATCCTGTACCTGCCCCTCTGGCCCCTGGGCCGCCTGCTGTACCCGGCCCACCCCTGGATCGGGGCGGTAATTACTGCCGGGGCGGCGGCCTGGTTACTGGCCCAGTCCGACCCCCAAGGCAAATTCCTGCCCCTGTTTATCCTGGGCCTGGCTGAATATGTGGTCAGGCCCAAAACTACCGACTACTCCGGCCGGGCCGTCTCCCGCCGCCGCAAAAGCCGCCTGGAGTGGGAGCTAATGGAGGTGGACGACGATTGA
- a CDS encoding helix-turn-helix transcriptional regulator: MSTLSQRLIELRGNLSQAELARKAGVPQSAISNIENGKRIPRIDTLQKIALALGVRTSDLLDEDKAS, from the coding sequence ATGAGTACATTATCTCAACGTTTAATTGAATTAAGGGGTAATCTTAGTCAAGCTGAGCTGGCAAGAAAAGCTGGAGTTCCGCAGTCTGCAATAAGTAATATAGAAAACGGTAAACGAATTCCCCGAATTGATACACTCCAGAAAATAGCCCTGGCCCTAGGTGTTAGAACCTCCGACCTCCTCGACGAAGATAAGGCGAGCTAG
- a CDS encoding conjugal transfer protein has translation MAVEWATWNGSPDDYNRRLGAFFKNAGGFTLPDGIQEVVSASVISVTGREPQYRVQVLLHLRRLVPATPAEAQAAAPVNVPVTQEDLLRWKQGGTLDQQKTVPVWKDYLLKVEVPVQAKENQAQVAGLPVVTANNQGEGVIKEPGYNESAPQQFTTFINQFLNLYYAGGSLANFLAPGAAITAAGGWKLESVDEVLVDNSANPGRACVRATISAPGAGRLAQRMFLKIKMERGSYLVDDVSAQPQ, from the coding sequence CTGGCCGTAGAATGGGCCACCTGGAACGGCAGCCCGGACGATTACAACCGCCGCCTGGGAGCCTTTTTTAAAAACGCCGGCGGCTTCACCCTCCCAGACGGCATCCAGGAGGTGGTATCAGCCTCAGTCATATCGGTAACCGGCCGGGAGCCCCAGTACCGGGTACAGGTCCTGTTGCACCTGCGCCGGTTGGTGCCGGCCACCCCGGCCGAAGCCCAGGCCGCGGCCCCGGTCAATGTCCCCGTGACCCAGGAAGACCTCTTGCGGTGGAAGCAGGGCGGGACGTTGGACCAGCAGAAGACTGTGCCGGTCTGGAAGGATTACCTGCTCAAGGTGGAAGTGCCGGTGCAGGCTAAAGAAAACCAGGCCCAGGTGGCCGGCCTGCCGGTAGTTACCGCCAATAACCAGGGAGAGGGGGTGATTAAGGAACCGGGGTACAACGAAAGCGCCCCGCAGCAGTTTACAACCTTCATCAACCAATTCTTGAACCTTTATTATGCCGGCGGGTCCCTGGCCAACTTCCTGGCGCCGGGCGCCGCTATAACCGCCGCCGGGGGGTGGAAACTGGAGAGCGTCGATGAGGTGCTGGTAGACAACAGCGCTAACCCCGGCAGGGCCTGCGTCCGGGCGACAATATCCGCGCCAGGGGCCGGGCGCCTGGCGCAAAGGATGTTCCTCAAAATCAAGATGGAGAGGGGGAGTTATCTGGTAGATGACGTAAGTGCGCAGCCGCAGTGA